One Kitasatospora sp. NBC_01287 DNA window includes the following coding sequences:
- a CDS encoding STAS domain-containing protein → MEYPGLGGHAVLALEGRLDVRSAADARARLHQAVDGGAGDLVLDLRALDSWDATGLGVIMGTHRRAGRLGRRLVLREVPPQLQRLLVATRLHRILAVEGAVGDPCGATLPGGPAGQPALPSVTAPSH, encoded by the coding sequence GTGGAGTACCCCGGGCTCGGCGGGCACGCTGTCCTGGCCCTGGAAGGCCGGCTGGACGTGCGCAGCGCCGCCGACGCGCGGGCCAGGCTGCACCAGGCGGTCGACGGCGGCGCCGGCGACCTGGTCCTCGACCTGCGGGCGCTGGACTCCTGGGACGCCACCGGGCTGGGCGTGATCATGGGCACCCACCGCCGGGCCGGCCGGCTCGGCCGCCGCCTGGTGCTGCGCGAGGTGCCGCCCCAGCTGCAGCGCCTGCTGGTGGCCACCCGGCTGCACCGGATCCTGGCGGTGGAGGGCGCGGTGGGCGACCCGTGCGGGGCCACCCTGCCGGGCGGGCCGGCCGGCCAGCCCGCACTGCCCTCGGTGACCGCCCCGTCGCACTGA
- a CDS encoding 3-hydroxyacyl-CoA dehydrogenase family protein, translating into MSNVPTQRQQIAVIGAGLMGAGIAQVSAQAGHPVVLRDVTEQALGRGLSAIEASYEKFVAKGKLTADEATAALGRITTTTDLGAIGEADIVIEAVFEQLEVKEAVFRELDKLAKDGAVLGSNTSAIPITRIAAVTERPESVVGVHFFSPVPLMRLVELVRGYKTSDAALATARAFAEGVGKEVVVVNRDVAGFITTRLITALVVEAAKLYESGVATAEDIDTACRLGFGHPMGPLQTADLTGVDILLHAARNIYEETQDEKFAAPEIMSRMVTAGDLGRKSGQGFYGYQS; encoded by the coding sequence ATGAGCAACGTACCCACGCAGCGTCAGCAGATCGCCGTGATCGGCGCCGGACTCATGGGCGCGGGCATCGCGCAGGTGTCCGCGCAGGCCGGACACCCGGTGGTGCTGCGGGACGTCACCGAGCAGGCGCTGGGGCGCGGTCTGTCCGCCATCGAGGCCTCGTACGAGAAGTTCGTCGCCAAGGGCAAGCTGACCGCCGACGAGGCCACCGCCGCGCTCGGCCGGATCACCACCACCACCGACCTGGGCGCCATCGGCGAGGCGGACATCGTGATCGAGGCCGTCTTCGAGCAGTTGGAGGTCAAGGAGGCCGTCTTCCGCGAGCTCGACAAGCTGGCCAAGGACGGCGCGGTGCTGGGCAGCAACACCTCGGCCATCCCGATCACCCGGATCGCCGCCGTCACCGAGCGCCCGGAGTCCGTGGTCGGCGTGCACTTCTTCTCGCCGGTGCCGCTGATGCGCCTGGTCGAGCTGGTGCGCGGCTACAAGACCAGCGACGCCGCGCTGGCCACCGCCCGCGCCTTCGCCGAGGGGGTGGGCAAGGAGGTGGTCGTGGTCAACCGCGACGTGGCCGGCTTCATCACCACCCGTCTGATCACCGCCCTGGTGGTGGAGGCGGCCAAGCTCTACGAGTCCGGGGTGGCCACCGCCGAGGACATCGACACCGCCTGCCGGCTGGGCTTCGGCCACCCGATGGGCCCGCTGCAGACCGCCGACCTGACCGGCGTGGACATCCTGCTGCATGCCGCGCGCAACATCTACGAGGAGACCCAGGACGAGAAGTTCGCGGCTCCGGAGATCATGTCCCGGATGGTCACCGCGGGGGACCTGGGCCGCAAGAGCGGCCAGGGCTTCTACGGCTACCAGAGCTGA
- a CDS encoding cob(I)yrinic acid a,c-diamide adenosyltransferase has translation MVNLTRIYTRTGDDGTTALGDMSRTTKTDPRLLAYADANEANAALGVAIAAGGLAEDLVAVLTRIQNDLFDVGADLATPVVEDPKYPPLRVEQTYIDRLEADCDRYNAELEKLRSFILPGGTPGAAYLHLACTVARRAERATWAAIEEHGESVNPLAAKYLNRLSDLLFILARTANKERGDVLWVPGENR, from the coding sequence ATGGTCAACCTCACGCGCATCTACACCCGCACCGGCGACGACGGCACCACCGCGCTCGGTGACATGAGCCGCACGACCAAGACGGACCCCAGGCTGCTCGCCTACGCCGACGCCAACGAGGCCAACGCGGCCCTCGGCGTGGCGATCGCGGCCGGCGGCCTCGCCGAGGACCTGGTGGCCGTGCTGACGCGGATTCAGAACGACCTCTTCGACGTCGGCGCCGATCTGGCGACACCGGTGGTCGAGGATCCGAAGTACCCTCCGCTGCGGGTCGAGCAGACCTACATCGACCGCCTCGAAGCGGACTGCGACCGCTACAACGCGGAGTTGGAGAAGCTGCGCAGCTTCATCCTGCCCGGCGGCACCCCCGGGGCCGCCTACCTGCACCTGGCGTGCACCGTGGCGCGGCGCGCCGAGCGGGCCACCTGGGCGGCGATCGAGGAGCACGGGGAGAGCGTCAACCCGCTGGCCGCGAAGTACCTCAACCGGCTCTCGGACCTGCTCTTCATCCTGGCCAGGACCGCCAACAAGGAGCGCGGCGACGTGCTCTGGGTGCCGGGGGAGAACCGCTGA
- a CDS encoding DUF2550 domain-containing protein, translating to MVLALVVCAAVVALGVVGLVAFAVRRRLIQRVGGTFDCSYRLKMPADASTLPDLDENGQPTSAPVPATDGKGWVFGIGRYSGDHIEWFRVFSYAPRARKVLPRREIEVLGRRYPEGQEELALLSGSVVLRCLHNGSPLELAMSDDALTGFLAWLEAAPPGQRVNVA from the coding sequence ATGGTCCTCGCCCTTGTGGTGTGCGCGGCGGTCGTGGCCCTGGGGGTGGTCGGCCTGGTGGCGTTCGCGGTACGCCGCCGCCTCATCCAGCGGGTCGGCGGCACCTTCGACTGCAGCTACCGGCTGAAAATGCCGGCCGACGCCTCGACCCTCCCCGATCTCGACGAGAACGGACAGCCCACCTCAGCCCCGGTCCCCGCGACCGACGGCAAGGGGTGGGTTTTCGGTATCGGGCGCTACAGCGGCGACCACATCGAGTGGTTCCGGGTCTTCTCCTACGCCCCCCGCGCCCGCAAGGTGCTGCCCCGCCGCGAGATCGAGGTCCTCGGCCGCCGCTACCCCGAGGGCCAGGAGGAGCTCGCCCTGCTCTCCGGCTCCGTCGTGCTCCGCTGCCTGCACAACGGCTCCCCGCTGGAACTGGCCATGAGCGACGACGCCCTCACCGGCTTCCTCGCCTGGCTGGAAGCGGCCCCGCCGGGACAGCGGGTCAACGTCGCGTAG
- a CDS encoding F0F1 ATP synthase subunit epsilon — MAELHVELVAADRKVWSGAATIVVARTASGDTGIMPGHTPVLSVLESGPVTIRTTDGGTVIAAVHGGFISFADNKLSLLAEIAELADEIDVTRAERALELAKSESDAHAERRAEVRLVAAGGKAA; from the coding sequence TTGGCTGAGCTGCACGTCGAGCTGGTCGCAGCCGACCGCAAGGTGTGGTCCGGTGCGGCCACCATCGTTGTCGCCCGCACGGCCTCCGGAGACACCGGCATCATGCCCGGTCACACTCCGGTGCTGAGCGTGCTGGAGTCCGGCCCGGTCACCATCCGCACCACCGATGGCGGCACCGTCATCGCGGCCGTGCACGGTGGCTTCATCTCCTTCGCCGACAACAAGCTTTCTCTGCTCGCGGAGATCGCCGAGCTGGCGGACGAGATCGATGTGACCCGCGCGGAGCGCGCGTTGGAGCTCGCCAAGAGCGAGAGCGACGCGCACGCCGAGCGCCGCGCCGAGGTCCGCCTCGTCGCGGCCGGCGGCAAGGCCGCCTGA
- the atpD gene encoding F0F1 ATP synthase subunit beta, with product MTTTVEPAASGLATGRVARVIGPVVDVEFPVDAIPSMYNALHVEVENPDGTGKKTLTLEVAQHLPDGVVRGISMQPTDGLVRGAAVSDTGSAISVPVGQITKGKVFNALGEVLNTDKAEFESQVEVRWPIHRKAPAFKDLESKTEMFETGIKVIDLLTPYVQGGKIGLFGGAGVGKTVLIQEMIYRVAENFGGVSVFAGVGERTREGNDLIEEMTESGVLDKTALVFGQMDEPPGTRLRVALSALTMAEYFRDVEQQDVLLFIDNIFRFTQAGSEVSTLLGRMPSAVGYQPNLADEMGLLQERITSTRGHSITSMQAIYVPADDLTDPAPATTFAHLDATTVLSRPITEKGIYPAVDPLDSTSRILDPRYIAQDHYDTALRIKGILQKYKDLQDIIAILGIDELSEEDKITVHRARRIERFLSQNTYVAKQFTGVEGSTVPLSETIEAFNSIADGKYDSVPEQAFFMCGGIEDLEKNAAELAKK from the coding sequence ATGACCACCACTGTTGAGCCGGCCGCGAGTGGTCTGGCGACGGGCCGCGTCGCGCGGGTCATCGGCCCGGTCGTCGACGTGGAGTTCCCCGTCGACGCGATTCCGAGCATGTACAACGCCCTGCACGTCGAGGTCGAGAACCCCGACGGCACGGGCAAGAAGACGCTGACCCTCGAGGTCGCCCAGCACCTGCCCGACGGTGTGGTGCGCGGCATCTCGATGCAGCCCACCGACGGCCTGGTGCGCGGCGCGGCCGTCAGCGACACCGGTTCCGCGATCTCGGTGCCGGTCGGCCAGATCACCAAGGGCAAGGTCTTCAACGCCCTCGGCGAGGTGCTGAACACCGACAAGGCGGAGTTCGAGTCCCAGGTCGAGGTCCGCTGGCCGATCCACCGCAAGGCTCCCGCGTTCAAGGACCTCGAGTCCAAGACCGAGATGTTCGAGACCGGTATCAAGGTCATCGACCTGCTCACCCCGTACGTCCAGGGTGGCAAGATCGGCCTGTTCGGTGGCGCCGGTGTCGGCAAGACCGTCCTCATCCAGGAGATGATCTACCGCGTCGCCGAGAACTTCGGTGGTGTGTCGGTCTTCGCCGGTGTCGGTGAGCGCACCCGTGAGGGCAACGACCTCATCGAGGAGATGACCGAGTCCGGCGTGCTGGACAAGACCGCGCTGGTCTTCGGCCAGATGGACGAGCCGCCGGGCACCCGCCTGCGCGTCGCCCTGTCCGCCCTGACGATGGCGGAGTACTTCCGCGACGTCGAGCAGCAGGACGTGCTCCTCTTCATCGACAACATCTTCCGGTTCACCCAGGCCGGTTCCGAGGTGTCGACCCTGCTCGGCCGGATGCCCTCCGCGGTGGGTTACCAGCCGAACCTGGCCGACGAGATGGGCCTCCTGCAGGAGCGCATCACCTCGACCCGCGGTCACTCGATCACCTCGATGCAGGCGATCTACGTCCCCGCGGACGACCTGACCGACCCGGCCCCGGCGACCACCTTCGCCCACCTCGACGCGACGACGGTGCTCTCCCGTCCGATCACCGAGAAGGGCATCTACCCGGCCGTCGACCCGCTGGACTCCACGTCCCGCATCCTGGACCCGCGCTACATCGCGCAGGACCACTACGACACGGCCCTGCGGATCAAGGGCATCCTGCAGAAGTACAAGGACCTGCAGGACATCATCGCGATCCTCGGTATCGACGAGCTGTCCGAAGAGGACAAGATCACCGTCCACCGGGCCCGCCGGATCGAGCGCTTCCTCTCGCAGAACACCTACGTGGCGAAGCAGTTCACCGGTGTCGAGGGTTCGACCGTGCCGCTGTCGGAGACCATCGAGGCCTTCAACTCGATCGCGGACGGCAAGTACGACTCCGTTCCGGAGCAGGCCTTCTTCATGTGCGGTGGCATCGAGGACCTCGAGAAGAACGCCGCCGAGCTGGCCAAGAAGTAG
- a CDS encoding F0F1 ATP synthase subunit gamma, which translates to MGAQLRVYKRRIRSVTATKKITKAMEMISASRIVKAQRAVAASTPYADELTRAVTAVATRSNAKHPLTTENPQATTAAVLLITADRGLAGGYSTNAIKQALVVSERLRAEGKTVVTYIVGRKGVAYYGFRDLPVTSSWTGFSDKPTYGDAKIVASELIEAFTATEGGVDELHLVSTKFVSMLTQNAVDARLLPLKLDEVQLSDDKPAKTEIFPLYDFEPSAEGVLDALLPRYVESRIYNALLQSAASEHAARRRAMKSATDNAGELIKSLTRLANSARQAEITQEISEIVGGANALADASRGSE; encoded by the coding sequence ATGGGAGCACAGCTTCGGGTCTACAAGCGCCGGATCCGCTCTGTCACCGCGACGAAGAAGATCACCAAGGCGATGGAGATGATCTCCGCGTCGCGCATCGTCAAGGCGCAGCGCGCGGTGGCCGCCTCCACTCCGTACGCCGATGAGCTCACCCGCGCGGTGACGGCGGTGGCCACCCGGTCCAACGCCAAGCACCCGCTCACCACCGAGAACCCGCAGGCCACGACGGCCGCGGTGCTGCTGATCACCGCGGACCGCGGTCTGGCCGGCGGCTACTCGACCAACGCCATCAAGCAGGCGCTCGTGGTCAGCGAGCGGCTTCGGGCCGAGGGCAAGACGGTGGTGACGTACATCGTCGGTCGCAAGGGTGTCGCGTACTACGGGTTCCGGGACCTCCCGGTGACGAGCTCGTGGACCGGCTTCTCCGACAAGCCGACCTACGGCGACGCGAAGATCGTGGCGAGCGAGCTGATCGAGGCGTTCACCGCGACCGAGGGCGGGGTGGACGAGCTGCACCTGGTCTCCACCAAGTTCGTGTCGATGCTGACCCAGAACGCGGTCGACGCCCGGCTGCTGCCGCTGAAGCTGGACGAGGTCCAGCTGAGCGACGACAAGCCGGCCAAGACCGAGATCTTCCCGCTGTACGACTTCGAGCCGTCGGCGGAAGGCGTGCTGGACGCGCTGCTGCCGCGGTACGTCGAGAGCCGGATCTACAACGCGCTGCTGCAGTCGGCCGCCTCCGAGCACGCCGCCCGTCGGCGCGCGATGAAGAGCGCGACCGACAATGCGGGAGAGCTCATCAAGTCGCTCACGCGGCTTGCCAACTCGGCCCGTCAGGCCGAGATCACCCAGGAAATCAGCGAGATCGTCGGCGGTGCCAACGCGCTCGCCGATGCTAGCCGCGGGAGCGAATGA
- the atpA gene encoding F0F1 ATP synthase subunit alpha codes for MAELTIRPEEIRSALADFVQSYQPDAASREEVGTVTGAADGIAHVEGLPSVMANELLKFEDGTLGLALNLEAREIGVVILGEFAGVEEGQTVHRTGEVLSVPVGDGYLGRVVDPLGSPIDGLGDIAASGRRALELQAPGVMVRKSVKEPLQTGIKAIDAMTPIGRGQRQLIIGDRQTGKTAVAVDTIINQRDNWRSGDPKKQVRCIYVAVGQKGSTIASVRGALEEAGALEYTTIVAAPASDPAGFKYLAPYTGSAIGQQWMYEGNHVLIIFDDLSKQAEAYRSVSLLLRRPPGREAYPGDVFYLHSRLLERCAKLSDELGGGSMTGLPIIETKANDVSAYIPTNVISITDGQCFLESDLFNAGIRPAVNVGISVSRVGGSAQIKAMRSVAGRLRLDLAQYRELEAFAAFGSDLDAASKAQLERGARMVELLKQGQYQPFPVEEQVVSIWAGTTGKLDDVPVADIRRFEREFLDYVRIEHKALLGGIVETGKLEDGTIDALTEAVKSFKLGFTTADGKLLSEQA; via the coding sequence ATGGCGGAGCTTACGATCCGGCCGGAGGAGATCCGGTCCGCGCTGGCCGACTTCGTCCAGTCGTACCAGCCGGACGCCGCCTCGCGTGAAGAGGTCGGCACGGTCACTGGCGCGGCGGACGGTATCGCCCATGTCGAGGGCCTGCCCTCGGTCATGGCCAACGAGCTGCTGAAGTTCGAGGACGGCACCCTCGGCCTCGCGCTGAACCTTGAGGCCCGCGAGATCGGTGTCGTCATCCTCGGCGAGTTCGCCGGCGTCGAGGAGGGCCAGACGGTGCACCGCACCGGCGAGGTCCTGTCCGTCCCGGTCGGCGACGGCTACCTCGGCCGTGTCGTGGACCCGCTGGGCAGCCCGATCGACGGCCTGGGCGACATCGCAGCCTCCGGTCGCCGCGCCCTGGAGCTGCAGGCCCCGGGCGTCATGGTCCGCAAGTCGGTCAAGGAGCCGCTGCAGACCGGCATCAAGGCCATCGACGCGATGACCCCGATCGGCCGCGGCCAGCGTCAGCTGATCATCGGCGACCGCCAGACCGGCAAGACCGCGGTGGCCGTCGACACGATCATCAACCAGCGTGACAACTGGCGCTCCGGCGACCCGAAGAAGCAGGTCCGCTGCATCTACGTCGCCGTCGGCCAGAAGGGCTCGACCATCGCCTCGGTGCGTGGCGCCCTGGAGGAGGCCGGCGCGCTGGAGTACACCACCATCGTGGCTGCTCCCGCCTCCGACCCCGCGGGCTTCAAGTACCTCGCCCCGTACACCGGTTCGGCCATCGGCCAGCAGTGGATGTACGAGGGCAACCACGTCCTGATCATCTTCGACGACCTGTCGAAGCAGGCCGAGGCCTACCGCTCCGTCTCCCTGCTGCTGCGCCGCCCGCCGGGGCGCGAGGCCTACCCGGGCGACGTCTTCTACCTGCACTCGCGTCTGCTGGAGCGCTGCGCCAAGCTCTCCGACGAGCTGGGCGGCGGCTCGATGACCGGTCTGCCGATCATCGAGACCAAGGCCAACGACGTCTCGGCGTACATCCCGACCAACGTCATCTCCATCACCGACGGCCAGTGCTTCCTGGAGTCCGACCTGTTCAACGCCGGCATCCGCCCGGCCGTGAACGTCGGCATCTCGGTCTCCCGCGTCGGTGGCTCGGCCCAGATCAAGGCCATGCGCTCGGTCGCCGGCCGCCTGCGCCTGGACCTGGCCCAGTACCGCGAGCTGGAGGCGTTCGCCGCCTTCGGTTCCGACCTGGACGCGGCCTCCAAGGCGCAGCTGGAGCGCGGCGCCCGCATGGTCGAGCTGCTCAAGCAGGGCCAGTACCAGCCGTTCCCGGTCGAGGAGCAGGTCGTCTCCATCTGGGCCGGCACCACCGGCAAGCTGGACGACGTCCCGGTCGCCGACATCCGCCGCTTCGAGCGCGAGTTCCTGGACTACGTCCGGATCGAGCACAAGGCGCTGCTGGGCGGCATCGTGGAGACCGGCAAGCTGGAGGACGGCACGATCGACGCGCTGACCGAGGCGGTCAAGTCCTTCAAGCTGGGCTTCACCACGGCGGACGGCAAGCTGCTCTCCGAGCAGGCCTGA
- a CDS encoding F0F1 ATP synthase subunit delta, giving the protein MIGASREAFAAGRENLDSLTDNTSVDSAKLAEELGAVTALLNREVSLRRVLTDPARSGQDKAQLIASVLSGQVSGETVDLVSGLVRSRWSGSRDLVDATEELAAYAEVIAAEQAGKLDDLEDELFRFGRVVSGSHELRAGLTEPKAGKAAKAELVNKLLGGRAQPGTVRLVTSLVTNPRGRSLDQGLAAYAKLAADRRDRVVALVTTAVPLSDGQKQRLSGALAKLYGRAVLLNIDVDPQVVGGVRVQVGDEIIDGTVSSRLEGARQALEG; this is encoded by the coding sequence GTGATCGGCGCCAGCCGCGAAGCCTTCGCTGCCGGCCGCGAGAACCTGGACAGCCTGACCGACAACACCTCGGTGGACTCGGCCAAGCTCGCCGAGGAGCTCGGCGCCGTGACCGCGCTGCTGAACCGCGAGGTCTCGCTGCGCCGTGTCCTGACCGACCCCGCGCGGTCCGGTCAGGACAAGGCCCAGCTGATCGCCTCGGTGCTCAGCGGCCAGGTCTCCGGCGAGACCGTCGACCTGGTCTCCGGCCTGGTCCGGTCCCGCTGGTCGGGCTCGCGCGACCTGGTCGACGCGACCGAGGAGCTGGCCGCCTACGCCGAGGTGATCGCCGCGGAGCAGGCCGGCAAGCTGGACGACCTGGAGGACGAGCTCTTCCGGTTCGGCCGGGTCGTCAGCGGCTCGCACGAGCTGCGCGCCGGGCTGACCGAGCCGAAGGCCGGCAAGGCCGCCAAGGCGGAGCTGGTCAACAAGCTCCTCGGCGGGCGCGCCCAGCCGGGCACGGTTCGCCTGGTCACCTCGCTGGTCACCAACCCGCGCGGTCGTAGCCTGGACCAGGGCCTGGCGGCCTACGCCAAGCTCGCCGCCGACCGCCGCGACCGCGTGGTGGCGCTGGTCACCACCGCCGTTCCGCTGAGCGACGGCCAGAAGCAGCGCCTGTCCGGCGCGCTGGCCAAGCTGTACGGGCGCGCGGTGCTCCTGAACATCGACGTCGACCCCCAGGTCGTCGGCGGTGTCCGGGTCCAGGTCGGCGACGAGATCATCGACGGCACCGTGTCGAGCCGCCTGGAGGGCGCTCGTCAGGCCCTCGAAGGCTGA
- a CDS encoding F0F1 ATP synthase subunit B encodes MSLIAMQLASEDFNPLIPKAPELIIGLICFFVVFGLLGKKLLPSIEKVLAERRDQIEGGMERATAAQAEAQALLEQYRAELAEARHEAARITEHAREQGAALIREMREEGQHQRDAIIAAGHTQIEHDKTQATAALRQDVGSLASQLASRIVGESLEDHARQSGVINRFLDDLEAKADASAAVAK; translated from the coding sequence ATGTCGCTCATCGCGATGCAGCTGGCTTCGGAGGACTTCAACCCTCTGATCCCCAAGGCGCCTGAGCTCATCATCGGCCTGATCTGCTTCTTCGTGGTCTTCGGTCTGCTCGGCAAGAAGCTCCTCCCCAGCATCGAGAAGGTGCTGGCGGAGCGCCGGGACCAGATCGAGGGCGGCATGGAGCGGGCCACGGCCGCACAGGCCGAGGCGCAGGCGCTGCTGGAGCAGTACCGCGCCGAGCTCGCCGAGGCGCGCCACGAGGCCGCTCGGATCACCGAGCACGCTCGCGAGCAGGGTGCTGCCCTGATCCGCGAGATGCGCGAGGAGGGCCAGCACCAGCGCGATGCCATCATCGCCGCGGGCCACACCCAGATCGAGCACGACAAGACGCAGGCGACCGCCGCCCTGCGCCAGGACGTGGGTTCGCTCGCTTCGCAGCTGGCCTCCCGCATCGTGGGTGAGTCCCTTGAGGACCACGCCCGCCAGAGTGGCGTGATCAACCGCTTCCTGGACGACCTGGAGGCCAAGGCCGACGCGAGCGCGGCGGTCGCCAAGTGA
- the atpE gene encoding ATP synthase F0 subunit C: protein MALVESLAAVNGSIASVGYGLAAIGPGIGVGLIFGNGVQAMARQPEAANLIRSNMFIGFALTEALALIGIVMPFVYGVK, encoded by the coding sequence ATGGCACTCGTCGAGAGTCTCGCTGCGGTCAACGGCTCCATCGCCTCGGTCGGCTACGGTCTCGCTGCGATCGGCCCCGGCATCGGCGTCGGTCTGATCTTCGGCAACGGCGTGCAGGCCATGGCCCGCCAGCCCGAGGCGGCCAACCTGATCCGCTCGAACATGTTCATCGGCTTCGCGCTGACCGAGGCGCTCGCCCTGATCGGCATCGTCATGCCGTTCGTCTACGGCGTCAAGTAA
- the atpB gene encoding F0F1 ATP synthase subunit A, whose product MSADQLTQSLASGGCHLFSGCGFPAPGLNEFQFHPIFTVAGFGFNKPMLLSIVCALLVIGFFWAAFAKPKVLPGKLQLVGEIGYDFVKRAIVFENIGKKGEKYVPMMVSIFFFVWIMNIMSVIPFAQFPVTAVIAWPAGLALVCWITYMSLTFKKHGFVGGMKNLCWPSGVPGWVMFILVPIEFFSNIFVRPFTLAVRAFANMFAGHLLIVVFSVATWYLLSPSLGALYGTTSFVVTLGLTAFELLVQFLQAYIFVTLASSYIAGALEEAH is encoded by the coding sequence GTGAGTGCTGACCAGCTCACGCAGTCGCTTGCCTCTGGGGGCTGCCACCTGTTCTCCGGCTGCGGCTTCCCGGCCCCCGGCCTGAACGAGTTCCAGTTCCACCCGATCTTCACGGTCGCCGGCTTCGGCTTCAACAAGCCGATGCTGCTGTCGATCGTCTGCGCGCTGCTGGTGATCGGCTTCTTCTGGGCCGCCTTCGCCAAGCCGAAGGTGCTGCCGGGCAAGCTCCAGCTGGTCGGTGAGATCGGCTACGACTTCGTCAAGCGCGCGATCGTGTTCGAGAACATCGGTAAAAAGGGCGAGAAGTACGTCCCGATGATGGTCTCGATCTTCTTCTTCGTGTGGATCATGAACATCATGTCCGTGATCCCGTTCGCCCAGTTCCCGGTCACCGCGGTGATCGCCTGGCCGGCCGGTCTGGCGCTGGTCTGCTGGATCACGTACATGAGCCTGACCTTCAAGAAGCACGGCTTCGTCGGCGGCATGAAGAACCTCTGCTGGCCCTCGGGCGTGCCCGGCTGGGTCATGTTCATCCTGGTCCCGATCGAGTTCTTCTCGAACATCTTCGTGCGGCCGTTCACGCTCGCCGTCCGTGCCTTCGCCAACATGTTCGCCGGTCACCTGCTGATCGTCGTCTTCTCCGTGGCGACCTGGTACCTGCTGAGCCCGAGCCTGGGCGCGCTGTACGGGACCACCTCCTTCGTGGTGACCCTGGGTCTGACCGCGTTCGAGTTGCTGGTCCAGTTCCTGCAGGCCTACATCTTCGTGACGCTGGCCAGCAGCTACATCGCCGGTGCGCTGGAAGAAGCGCACTGA
- a CDS encoding MraY family glycosyltransferase, which yields MREYLLVVFCTAAVTYLLVGPVRKFAIIAGAMPPVRARDVHREPTPRLGGIAMFGGLCAGLLVAFQLSNLGKVFHEDSSDIKALLSGVGIMWVLGVLDDKWGVDALVKLGGQMIAAGVMVYQGITVISIPVPGVGPVALSPTLGMVISVALVVVMVNAVNFIDGLDGLAGGMVCIAAMAFFLYSYRLWYGYSISEAAPAALFSALLIGMCLGFLPHNLHPARIFMGDSGSMMLGLMLAVAAISVTGRVDPDLITAQTGGSQTATTHILVPIYIPLLLPLAVIALPLADLLLAVVRRTWAGRSPFAADKQHLHHRLLEIGHSHSRAVLIMYFWAALIAFGTVAFSFTNTGRTVVLTCAGFCLVGIVVLLLPWFRPKAPAAVQSMVPPRYRRGSRAAARGNAVVTAAGAVTAAAPAADPVLREEVPAMAELSARDQELLGRLGTGASAVGDHPKR from the coding sequence GTGCGTGAGTACCTGCTCGTGGTCTTCTGCACGGCGGCCGTCACCTACCTGCTGGTGGGCCCGGTCCGCAAGTTCGCGATCATCGCCGGCGCGATGCCGCCGGTCCGCGCGCGCGACGTGCACCGCGAGCCCACCCCGCGGCTGGGCGGCATCGCCATGTTCGGCGGCCTCTGCGCGGGCCTCCTGGTGGCCTTCCAGCTGAGCAACCTGGGCAAGGTCTTCCACGAGGACTCCTCGGACATCAAGGCCCTGCTCTCCGGCGTCGGCATCATGTGGGTGCTCGGCGTGCTGGACGACAAGTGGGGCGTGGACGCGCTGGTGAAGCTGGGCGGCCAGATGATCGCCGCCGGCGTGATGGTCTACCAGGGCATCACGGTCATCTCGATCCCGGTCCCCGGGGTCGGGCCGGTCGCGCTCAGCCCGACCCTGGGCATGGTGATCTCGGTCGCCCTGGTGGTCGTCATGGTCAACGCGGTGAACTTCATCGACGGCCTGGACGGCCTGGCCGGCGGCATGGTCTGCATCGCCGCGATGGCCTTCTTCCTCTACTCCTACCGGCTCTGGTACGGCTACTCGATCAGCGAGGCGGCCCCCGCCGCGCTGTTCAGCGCGCTGCTGATCGGCATGTGCCTGGGCTTCCTGCCGCACAACCTGCACCCGGCACGGATCTTCATGGGCGACTCCGGCTCGATGATGCTCGGGCTGATGCTGGCGGTCGCCGCGATCTCGGTGACCGGCCGGGTCGACCCCGACCTGATCACCGCGCAGACCGGCGGCTCGCAGACCGCCACCACGCACATCCTGGTGCCGATCTACATCCCGCTGCTGCTGCCGCTGGCGGTGATCGCACTGCCGCTGGCCGACCTGCTGCTGGCGGTGGTGCGCCGCACCTGGGCGGGCCGCTCGCCGTTCGCCGCCGACAAGCAGCACCTGCACCACCGGCTGCTGGAGATCGGCCACTCGCACAGCCGCGCGGTGCTGATCATGTACTTCTGGGCCGCGCTGATCGCCTTCGGCACGGTGGCGTTCTCGTTCACCAACACCGGCCGCACCGTGGTGCTGACCTGCGCCGGGTTCTGCCTGGTCGGCATCGTGGTGCTGCTGCTGCCGTGGTTCCGCCCCAAGGCGCCCGCCGCGGTGCAGTCCATGGTGCCGCCGCGCTACCGCCGCGGCAGCCGCGCGGCCGCCCGGGGCAACGCCGTGGTGACCGCGGCCGGCGCGGTGACGGCGGCGGCGCCGGCAGCCGACCCGGTGCTGCGCGAGGAGGTCCCGGCGATGGCCGAACTCTCGGCCAGGGACCAGGAGCTGCTGGGCCGCCTGGGCACCGGTGCGAGCGCGGTCGGGGACCATCCCAAGCGCTGA